From Centroberyx gerrardi isolate f3 chromosome 15, fCenGer3.hap1.cur.20231027, whole genome shotgun sequence:
CCACTTGAGGACTTTCCTGGCTCTGTCACTGTCAATTCCCTTGAAGAACCGTTACCCTGCGAGCAGAGACTCATGGGACCTAGGAGCTGGCTCGAGCCACCCTGCAATGCAGTCTGCTTTGCATTATACACAGAAGGATGTGGGAGAAAAACTTGTGTCCATGCTAGAAAATCAAGTCAAATACTTCGTCCAGGCAAAATCTAAGTGACATCCGAGGAACAGTTATACCCGCTGACGTAGCTACCAAGCTGTGCTTAGTGAGGGGGACCATGCAGTTACTTCATCCACTGTGAAACACTCTTAAACATGTGGCAAAGGAGTAAATGTTATTCTACTAGTTAAATTTGCTATGCACTTTTTTTAGCGGTGCTCGGGATCTGAAAACAGAATGTGCTGTCACAGTGTTTTGATAGACATGGTCAGTTTAACCCAAGGGTTCGGCAACATAATGTGGGCTCCGTGGCAGagtggagggaggtgggggagcCGAGCCAAAGTGTACCACATGTATTTTCCGAAAGCAGCCCAACGCAGTCCAAATGGCTCTACGTGGTTTAACGCCATTTCATTCCATGACCTCTAAGTCCTCAAAGAGAATTATCACATTATAGCATTCCAACACGCCCAATTTCCCAAAATACAGCTcaaggcttttccactctgactcTGCTTAGTGTTGCGGTTTTAGGAAAACACTTCAATAGTCTCCACTGAGTTTTCTTGTTTACTTCaggtatttattcatttttttcctctctctctctctctctctctcttgcctttgtctctgtttctgtcccaCTACTTGTCCATTCCACTCAGAAATCCAATATAACAAAAACCCAAAGCAGAAAATTACCCCCCTCACTGTTTGAAGCAAACACCAAAACATACAGACAAGTCAGAGACAGCTCATTGTCACCCACTTATGGTGTCATGCCCACTAGTGCATGAAAAGACACAGAATCAATTAAACAAGCGACAAAATTATCCTCAGTGAGACATCTTGTCTACATGTATGAACATGGCTATTTGCCTCCTGCAGAATTACTTTGCTGCCAAAGTTTGACTCTGTGAGACGAAGGTATAGATCTCCCCAAAGATTACGACTTGATTGGTAATTCTGTACTTGCAAATATCTTCACAGgcctttgtgcatgtgtatgcatgtgtgtgtgtgtgtgtctgtatgtgtgtgtgtgtgtgtgcgtgtgtcctctatatgtactgtatatctacagttttttttgtgttttcttttttttctgaaaacaacCAGCCATTTGACTCTCTGGTTGTGATTTAGGCGACATGGAAAATGTTGAGAATGTATGAAAAGTTATGCTATTCATATTGCACTAAAGACCATAACTGCTTTATCAGAACCATGTGGCGTCCCACAGTGCCATGCCATAATGGCATGATTGAAAAGGAGTTTCAACTGTGGTCACACTCCATTCTGATATGACTCAAGAGAGGTCTCCAAAGTTCAGCACTGTCTCTTTCAGAGCAAGCCCATTAACTATTCCAATACATCATGCTATGGGAATGATCTGATAGAGAAGGGGATCTTTTTCAGATTTACAGTCATGAGAGGGCATGTATCACACTAACCCTCTGCTGCAGTTGCCTCTATGACCATAGTTGCAATGTATCCACTGTAGAAAAGAAATCtgtcacataaaaatggctAATATCTCGGTGCAAGAGAATACGGTTCCTTTCACAGAGCTGAGAACTTTAAAATGAGCTTCAAAAAGTCAAATAATTTTACAAATAAACCACTACATCCCTTCCACGGtcctatttttttccccctccaatACTAGCGCTAATTGAGACTCAAAGGATAGTGCGAGAGACAGCGAGACAGCTAATTACCATCCCTTGTAATGAAGCAAATGCCAGATACCATGAGCCACTGTTATGAGCAACACCCTGCTGTACCAGACATAAAAGcaaacacaaatatctaattaTGCCATCATCTCTCCCTACTTTCCTGTTTTGTCGCAGACATTCGTTAATTGGTGACCCGCACTATTGGTCAGCCTACAATCACTCTGATGATGCAGCCAATTAGAGGCAGGAGGTACACATGGCTCACCAAGCCTGTTATAGTTGACCCATCATGTCTCATCTaactcaaaacaaatgttatggAAATGCTGCCGTGACATCCCAGGGCCCAGACACAGGACATGTCCAGTCACAATTTCTGTCTTCAAACTGGAGACCCAGTCAAATGCTGCTAATAAGGAACAGTGAGCGGGACAGTCGAAAAATATGTTCAAGCGCAAAGATATTGAGTGTAATGGGAGGAAAAAGCAATTTCATCAAAGCTGCAACCTTTTACTTTGCATAGGGAATAAATAATCATATACAGTAGGttcaaaaacacaagcacacaaaaacacacacatcatgtcAGCTAGAATCAGTGAttatctctcctttcatctaagGCTGTGGCGACAAAGGCAAACATTTCTTTTTCACTGACAAGTTATGTAAATAAAATCTTATAAAGTGACTTTACCCTGCCAAAAAGCATTGTAAAGGTCCTCAGTTTCTTTTTATATAAAGTGGATGAACAGTGTTTTCATTCCACTTTCCTCCATCTACCAAACATGCCAGACTGAGGTTAAATTATTTCAATGTTTTGCTTTCTCGCTTGCCACTTGCATGAAGAATCAAGAACAAAGCGTAGCGTGAACTGACACTAAAAGAGCACACTATCTTAGCTGATTGTCtgaaacaataaatattttgttttcctcGTGCACTTTTAAACCCTGCACCGACTCACATGCTTCTGATTTGTCATTGGATGGCTTTGTTCTTGCTACTCCGGATCCATTTTTGTACCTCCCAGGCTCGCCGTCAGAGCCCCGGAGACCTTGAAACGACAAAGCTTAGCTGATCCGAACAGTAAATATTTCATGACCTTACAATTACATGAAATCAAATCTTAGCAAAAGCTGTTCATGTATATTGCATTATCGGAGGGGTAGAAGACGGCGAGGGAAGAGGCTGAAAAGGGTTGAGCCGGGTACATCTATGAACCGCCCAAACTCTAATTAGTCTGTGTGGCCCTaaacaagagagggaggaataagTGCATGGGCTGGGGATAATTAAGCGATTGTGACCGGCGTGTACGTGAGCTGTCACTCCGATCGCCAGCCATGTCACACTTGGCAACACAACTGCGACTGGACAGCCGCCCGTCGTCTTTGATCTGGGCTCATGCATACGGAATGAGGTCAGGCCGTGGTCACACACATCTacgcagacacatacacacacacacacacacgcacgaacacacacacactttcagcaATATTAAAGAGTGACTACCctcagaggggaaagagggcTTGGTGAGGCCTCTTTTCAAAGGGCCACAGCACCAGGACCTCTGTAATGGGAGACTGACACTCAAGCATGCACGGGAAGAAAGGGGggataaaagggaaaaaaggagacGGGAAGAGGGGATGAATGTGACAAATCCACCCAAGAGCGTGTTCCATGGACTTCAGAGGGAGGACTATGTTAAACaacttaaacaaaaaaaaaaaaaaagcttagcCTAACTTACAGTTTCTGACTTGGGTTTGACCACTTTCATGAATGCTCCTCTTGCCGTCGCCTCCATCACTTCCCTCTTGGTCACTTTCCTGGTGTCCAGAAACTTCAGCTGAGGCAACTTGTGGAGAACAAAGAAcctgagagaaaagagaagacaaaCGCGGCTTAAGATGTGTTATACTGTTGCCTTTAAAAAGTCTCCTTGCAGGCCTCCTCCATGCAAATATTTAAATCAATACAAAATCTAAGCAGCTATTTGTGTAAAGCGTGATATACTAATCAAAATGACATGAATTCTAATATGTAAAACGCACGCATCGACAAAACTTGAAAAGGGGCCTCGTTTACTCCGATTTAATGGTGATGCAGATTTAATGGCGATGATATCTCCTTGTATGTAATAACCTTCAAAGCTGATAAGAATAAGGACGACATATAAATAGCACGAAAGGAGATACAACCCGTCTGCCAGAGCTGTCATTCCGGCAGCATCACAGATATCTCTCTAAGCTTTCAGACACACTCTGTCTTTCattgggagggagagaaacgtCAAGAGATAATGGTTGGAATACATAGATGACAACAGATCCTttcacaggcaggcagggataGAGGAACCAGTATGTCAGGGCCGAGCTGGCAGCCAAAAAGGACACGCAGGCAGCACCTAAGTGGAGGGTGAGAAAGGACGTGGATATGGGCACAGACAAGACCTGTGCGCAGGGAACCGTGACAAATTGATGATGGCGATGGTGATGAGGGGAGATGGCAAAACCGGTGTCAAGTTTTCAACACCTGAGGATTATAAGGAGGGGATGCGGGGATCGCGTTTGGACTGATATGGAACTGAAAATATCTCagtacaaaatgaaaaaacaaacaaataaatcttCAGATATTATTCCATAGAAACATAAAATAGAGGCGTTAATTATAGAAAACAAGggataaaaacaataaatatattacACGACCCTTACTGACGTCTTAAAGCAACATTATTACAGGGTAAAGTGACCTGCTCCTAACCCTAATAAGAGCTCCTTCTCTGATGAGAGCTCCAGCACTCAAATCCAGGAGGACCCGTTCCCTTCCCgcgtctctctccccctgtaaAGGACTATGTTCGGGGCATTTCTATGATGAAATGTGAAGATGCCCTTGGGAGACATGCAGAGAGGTTATTCTCCATAGGTAACCTACCATCACAGGGTCAGAGCAGATGACAAGGCTCTGTCAGCCAGTGGGGATATTAATGATTCAACCCAaccacagagggaggagaggagagggccgGGGGAagacggggaggagggggaaacaagtggaaaaaatgtcATACACTTTATTGCGACAACACCAAAGATGTGGCGACAACAGTAGGAATTGTCTGTACTTGAAAATGATTATTTTGGTGCAATCACTAAAAAAAAGAGTTGTACAAATTACTTTTTAACCAAGATGAAAAACTAAATCATGTtaattcaaatttaaaaaatcatccCATTATACTTCCTATTACACACTATGTTAGATAGCCTAAACAAATCTTAACAATAACTATTTATACCATGGAGCAGTGGGTCCTATTTATTCTGCAGCTGCACTTGTGGCATTTGAACAGAAAGGTTGAGTGAACACAAAGTGCAGCTGGTGGTTGAGGCACCTCAGGCAAAACTGTCCATCCGTGGAGCTCTTTGATCAGCCCACGACAGGAGATAGGACGAACTGATAACTTCTCGCAAGATAAGGTGTAAACATGTCACGTAACAATATGCTTTAAGCAGGTCACTCTTACCTCGCATAtgttgcagagacagagacaaatgcGAAAAGTTTGAGTTACTTCCCTTGTCACAATATTTCTGGATTTCTCAGACAGACGGGGCGTGAGGAGACAGTGCGGCCTGAGCACAAAGCTGCATAATCAGTAGCCATGGTAGATGTCTAACCCCTTTGTTATTGTAGTACCTCAAATGGCCACTGAGGACATGCAGGGTCGGCTAACATCAGGACAACATTTAACCTCCCCGCAGACTTACAgtactgtgtgtatgcatactaTATTTCCATGTCATTGGACTAATTGGGGCACCGATGCAACGCACCAGTGTACGCATTTCACTTGAGAGACCAAGAGCACCCGAGGCATGGAGCTGGGTATTTATTGCCCAAGGCCAGTGCTGTCACGACCTGCACACTGCCTAACCTTGTCAGACATGAAATCTGCATCACGCTCAAATTGATGTTTTACTATGTGACACATTATGAATATTACATTACAGGGCCATAGACGTTGTCAGTCAAAACAGAACAGCTTTCCTCACCAGTAAGATAAGCatgtgaggagaggggagagagggagcatgggagggggagtgggagtgggagtgagacagagagggagagggagagagagagagagagagagagagagagagagaaagagatagacagagagagagaagaaagactgTTCAAGAAAGGCATGGGTGGTAAATGATTAATAGGCAACACAGAGTCAGAAACAAGCACTTAGGGctaaaacagacaaaagagagTATGCTTTTCGCCTTTTATCGCATTTCATGTAAAGGACCCTGACAAATGGTGGTCATATTGCATGGCTTGAGGCCTAGCTTGATGTTTAATGCATCATCTGCTCTGGTAAGGCAGGGTAGTAAACACTCATTTGTGGTGGTGACTAGTCACACATGAAATCCATTTTGCAAACCGGAGTGTAGAGGGGCCAGTTGACAAAGCTTTTAGAGTGATGTGGTTGAATCCACAATCTACTTGTGAAATGGAGGGGGCtggatgtgaaaaaaaaagagcatctAAAAAGCCATCACTTACAAAAAAGCTATCGCTCTGAATAAACTCACAATCTAAACTGTCTCcgtaaacagataaacagactaGAATATTAGATTAATACTAGAAACACACCAGaatattatctatctatctatctatctatctatctatctatctatctgtctatctatctatctatctatctatctaagtataaacagagcagaatactaGCATTCCGTATTTatgtgtgacatcatcactgttCGCCAGCTTAGCAACTGACCTGTATCTCTGGTAGTCGTCCTCGTCCTTATCCAGGCTGACCAGCTGGTTGGGGCAGGCCTCATTTCCCAGCAGACTTAGGTACTCCAGTGCCGGGGTCACGTCAGCCAAGTGTTCCAGCAGGGCCTCGATATCAGTCAGGTGTCAAAGGGCGGATGTCAAGGACCTAGTGCTGTTAATTACATTAGCATTTActacccccacaccccccccctgGCCCGCCCGCACTAAAACATGTCACTGTCAAATTTACCGAGGCGCTCAAAGGGGCTAGTCTCTGGCTTTGTGAGAGTGGGCAGACAGAGGGGCAATTTAAGGTGCAGGGTTTGGCATATAGTAGTGACACAATTTggctgttgctctctctctctttctctcgttctctttcaTTTCCTAGGTGGCCGGGTGCAGAACAGTGACAAAATGATGGATGCCCTGTGGTTCAAACAGTCCGTGCTTCCCAGAGCCGTGCTGTGGAAAACTTTTGCGAAacgtggaaaaaacaaacagcccCTAAGCAGGCACATTCATCACTAATACATTCACTTCTTTGGAAAATTGAGCCCCAAAGTGTCAAAATACAACTGCACTAATGCAGTACTCGAGCTTTAAAATGGCACTGTGCCACGACAGGATGTACATAATTGGCCTATTAGCATGTGCCGACCACTTCACAACCAAACTCAGCACAGAGTCCCAGACGCACACTTCAAGGAGCCCCAGTTTTAATGTTGactctggaagtgtgtgtgtgtgtgtgtgtgtgtgtgtttgtgtgtatgtgtgtgtgtgagagagaaagagagagagggagatagagggagaaacagagagatagatattgagagagatagagagagagaaagagacagagagagagagagaaagagagagagagcatcattACCCTCTAGGATCTACACAACCAGAGGAAAACAGGACACATTGCTAAACCTGTTCTAAAGCTAAGGGAGGAAGTTCACACATTTTTGACTGATCATAAACAGCCGTGCAATGTGTCTATGTCTTGAATTTAGGGTGGCTGTGTAGAGTTCTGGTTTAACGGGTTTTGCTTTAGGTGGTAAGTAGGACACACTGAGCCACTGTAACCCATGAGTCAAAATGTGAGTATCGTTCTAGCatctttaataataaaaataaatacatgaatgcattttatttcaattaaaTAAAGCGGGGTAATAAGGAATTATATATCTGATGCATAAAGTGAAAAATCTTGAAtgagtagttttttttatataatttaatataattgattttcCAAAGCAGGACATACTGTGCGCTGGATTATTCTCTTGTTCTTGGGATGTAGTTTATATCCAGCACCTTTTATTCCCCCTCAACATGAAAACACCTTTATTATGTTGACTCTCAAGTCTGACTCCACTAGAGGTCCCTGTGGTTCAAAAACTAGTCCTCTGGTAGAGCTCTGTGACAACAAGTCCTCTTTTGTAACACATTATGTTCACTGCAAAGACATGACGTTAAAAACCGGTTCTTCCAGACAATAACAGATATGAAGACAGAAATGCACATGCAAAATAAAGAGCTAATTCTAATAGCTCTGGGCATAATCTCTGTGTACACTGTGAGACGGCGAACCGGAATGAGACggcagagagaaggagcgagTGCTTTGTTTGAAAGGATATTTGGTTCTTATTGAgtgtcagggtgtggaggttgGGTAACCTGGGCAACCGGAGGTCATTTCCGAGCAGATTGTTGTCGACGACCAGCTCTTCCAGCCCAGTGAACACTTTGAGGCCCGCCAGTGACCTGCAATGATAAGGCAACAGGAAAAATGATATGGCCCTAAATCTGGTCAGCCATTATTGTGCAGAAATAAATATTtcagcctctctctttcatacgCTGGGAGAGTGTGGGTCTGGGCCTGTCAGGGAAGTGAATGACAAGAATTAGTGGTGCTGAGCTCCCCTGGCATGGCGAGGCATCCTTCAGCGGCTGGCAGGATGAGGGATGGGGGTCACTTGTGAGTAGCCAGGATTCAAAACAAAAGGCTTCAGAAATGCGGCGGGCAGGATGAATTTGTCAATGTCTTGTGCCTTGAGGCGCCCAGTTTCGcctgaccctaaccctccaTTCCCAAGACAAATCACTCTGTCACAGTTCACCTTCACTCCCCAGACACAAATTTAACTTGTCATCCATCATTTTCACAGTGGAACCGGAATACGCTCGCAATCACAGATGGAATGGAAGGGAAACTTTTTTGCAACTGCTCCGCCATGGGGGTTAGCTTCAGATTTTAACATCAAAggacttgtttttttgttttttttttaaaggaggaATTCTGTCTTTCCGATGGTTTTTATGACGCATTGCAAAGAGAGGTGAGAGGTcatctttccccctctctctctctttctctctctctcacacacacacaaacacatgcacacacacaaaaaacacacattcacacaggcaTAAAAATGATGGAGGGTGGTGTTAGGAGTAATGTTAGGGCCCTGCAAAGTTCAAGTCGTGGAAGGTGCACAAagccaatgtgtgtgttgtctaaTCCTTCACACTGTCAGCATGCCATGTTAAAGTGTCCTGGGTGACTTCATTGACATTTAAATCTGCCAGGACCTGGCTCAGACTGCATCCTTCTCAAGAACTGTTTCTCACAGTTCACACAACAGGTTGTAAAGAAAAATATTCTAAATGACTTACCTGAGTACATAATAGTTAAATAGATAAGATAATACAAACATAATATTTTTAATTATCAAATATAATTGACTATACTagttcattgtttttgttttattattaccaATATCAACTCAGAGTAGTTCCAGTTTAAATTCAGAAATTACAAACAGATGTTTGTAGTttttaaaacagacagacaaccttGACATTATTTTAGCAATGAATTCCAGTAAACAATGTCATATTGCTGCAGGACAACCTCAAGGTTCAGCAAGGTCTAAACAAGCAGCACAAGGAGTGTGAACTAATACTCCTCCCCAGCTCTGGTTAGTGTCAATGCCATAATACACACCGCCTGGGAGGTAGGCTATGTAAATATAACACCCTTATCATGACAATCTGCAAATGGATGGCAAGGAGCAGTAAACAGCGTAGGGGGGAAACATAATGTACAGTCACATTCATCACGGAAAAGAAAGGACATCATGACAAAgcaaggaagaagaaagaaaacaaaatggaagATGAGGGGGACAGTCACACTGGCTATTATGTTATGTTAGAATATAATGCGAGGTATGACAATAGGCCCAATGAGACCTTGACTTGGGCCAACTGATTGGTCAGTCAGTAGCCCAATTGGGCAAGTGCCCGAAAAAAATCTTATGGTATTGGTATTTTTCACCAATGGATAAGCCTGTTATCgttgcctctctgctctgccattggcctactctcctctctgttgtgctttttctgaccaatcagattggaAGCCACCTAGACATAGTCATGAATCCGGAAACAGAGAGATGTGTGGAGCGGACATATTGGCGGCTACATTGAACTGCAAAGCAAAAACCTAAGATGTCTCTTTTGTCGTGAAAGGGTTCCTTGGGTTGAAAATTACAAATCAACCACGATTTTTGGGTAAGGAGGACTGAGCTGCCTCATTTCTAAAGACATCAACATTATTGCAAGCACACACTTATTCCCACGACAACAGCCGACAGCACCTAGCCGGTATGTTGGCAAAGCCGCTAGCTGACAACCCCTTATCAGCTCTGATTAATGCATTGGCAAGATGGCTGAATGTGGAGACTTACCAGCTTCATGAATTTCCACtctggttgtttgttttttggctcATCTATGAATATAATGAGTGCAACAAGTGCCAATTTATACTTTGGAATTGTACAGAGTTGTTAAAAATTGTACATTTCAAATCTGTTCACAATCAGTTTTATACTccttttttggttgtttttagtttgttgtatattgtgaatattttaaagtaataactacttaaaatcatgaaaaagtgcttattttcatttttgcttgCTGGGCCAGTGAAAATTTACTTAGGGAAAAGTGGAAGTCTGACCTACTGGCCCA
This genomic window contains:
- the lrmda gene encoding leucine-rich melanocyte differentiation-associated protein, with the translated sequence MARSESMVALNGTQISYIGHDCKDIPDFLGDRYGRFARRLDLSFNQLRSLAGLKVFTGLEELVVDNNLLGNDLRLPRLPNLHTLTLNKNQLTDIEALLEHLADVTPALEYLSLLGNEACPNQLVSLDKDEDDYQRYRFFVLHKLPQLKFLDTRKVTKREVMEATARGAFMKVVKPKSETIPIEPRSESYPLPYTPLPRGSRDAKNHKGVFAKCRYVYYGKHSEGNRFIRNDQL